The following proteins are co-located in the Trichormus variabilis 0441 genome:
- a CDS encoding HD domain-containing protein: MISERFTQALTYATQLHTHQVRKGSGIPYVAHLLGVASIALEYGANEDEAIAALLHDAVEDQGGAETREEIRRRFGETVTAIVDGCTDADTMPKPPWKQRKEAYIAHISTASPSVLLVSAADKLHNARSILQDYRLVGESLWERFQGGKTGTLWYYRSLVDAYQKTETRAIFAELARVVTQIEDLASQKKSEA; encoded by the coding sequence ATGATTTCAGAACGCTTTACCCAAGCCTTGACCTACGCTACTCAACTCCACACTCACCAAGTCCGTAAAGGTTCGGGTATCCCTTACGTAGCTCATTTGTTAGGAGTTGCTAGTATTGCCTTGGAATATGGAGCCAATGAAGATGAAGCCATAGCAGCACTTTTACATGATGCGGTGGAAGACCAAGGTGGTGCAGAGACGCGAGAAGAAATTCGTCGCCGCTTTGGTGAAACGGTCACGGCAATTGTTGATGGTTGTACAGACGCTGATACAATGCCAAAGCCCCCTTGGAAACAACGCAAGGAGGCTTATATTGCTCATATTTCTACCGCTTCTCCATCAGTGCTACTTGTATCAGCTGCTGATAAACTCCACAATGCTCGGTCAATTCTCCAAGATTATCGCCTTGTGGGTGAATCTCTTTGGGAACGCTTCCAAGGTGGTAAAACTGGTACTCTTTGGTATTACCGATCACTTGTGGATGCTTATCAAAAGACTGAAACTAGGGCAATTTTTGCAGAACTGGCACGGGTAGTTACCCAAATTGAGGATTTAGCATCTCAGAAAAAATCTGAAGCATGA
- a CDS encoding ribose-phosphate pyrophosphokinase, producing MNAHRGSAVLSSATFKMQPTATGLTENHRLRLFSGSSNVQLSQEVARYLGMDLGPMIRKRFADGELYVQIQESIRGCDVYLIQPCCQPVNDHLMELLIMVDACRRASARQVTAVIPYYGYARADRKTAGRESITAKLVANLITQAGANRVLAMDLHAAQIQGYFDIPFDHVYGSPVLLDYLTSKQLHDLVVVSPDVGGVARARAFAKKLNDAPLAIIDKRRQAHNVAEVLNVIGDVKGKTAVLVDDMIDTGGTIAAGAKLLREEGARQVYACATHAVFSPPAVERLSSGLFEEVIVTNTIPIPESDRFPQLVVLSVANLLGETIWRIHEDTSISSMFR from the coding sequence ATGAATGCACATCGAGGATCTGCTGTGCTCAGTTCTGCAACTTTTAAAATGCAGCCAACTGCAACAGGACTGACTGAAAATCATCGCCTGCGGCTGTTTTCTGGCTCTTCTAACGTACAACTTTCTCAAGAAGTCGCTCGTTACCTGGGTATGGACTTAGGCCCCATGATTCGCAAGAGATTTGCGGATGGTGAACTGTATGTTCAAATTCAGGAATCGATTCGGGGTTGTGATGTCTACCTCATCCAACCATGTTGTCAACCAGTTAACGATCACTTAATGGAATTACTAATTATGGTTGATGCTTGTCGGCGTGCTTCTGCGCGACAGGTGACAGCAGTAATTCCTTACTATGGTTACGCTCGTGCTGACCGTAAAACCGCAGGGAGAGAATCAATCACTGCCAAGTTGGTTGCTAACCTGATTACTCAAGCTGGCGCTAATCGCGTTCTGGCAATGGATTTACACGCTGCTCAAATTCAAGGATACTTCGATATTCCATTTGATCATGTGTACGGTTCACCAGTCTTACTGGATTATCTAACAAGCAAACAACTGCATGATCTTGTAGTCGTTTCTCCTGACGTTGGTGGTGTAGCCAGAGCAAGAGCATTTGCGAAAAAGCTCAATGATGCCCCACTGGCGATTATTGACAAACGCCGTCAGGCTCATAACGTCGCCGAAGTTTTAAATGTGATTGGTGATGTCAAAGGCAAAACAGCAGTTTTGGTTGATGACATGATCGATACTGGTGGTACGATTGCCGCCGGCGCTAAATTATTACGTGAAGAAGGGGCGCGTCAGGTATACGCTTGTGCAACCCATGCAGTCTTCTCTCCTCCTGCTGTTGAACGATTGTCCAGTGGCTTGTTTGAGGAAGTAATTGTCACCAATACAATACCCATACCAGAAAGTGATCGCTTTCCCCAACTAGTAGTGTTATCAGTCGCTAACTTGTTAGGGGAAACCATCTGGCGGATTCATGAAGATACATCTATTAGTAGTATGTTCCGCTAG
- a CDS encoding serine/threonine-protein kinase gives MQPPILIGTVLQNRYRIVQILGQGGFGRTYLAEDQRRFNELCAIKELIPTATGTVAWEKAQELFHREAAILYQIENPQIPKFREKFEQDQRLFLVQDYVAGKTYWDILTERQATGKAFTELEVLQLMRSLLPVLEHIHGRGIIHRDISPDNIILRDSDSQPVLIDFGVVKELATRLQSPEMTTPVTSVGKLGYSPSEQMQTGRAYPSSDLYALAVTAIVLLTGKEASELFDENQLSWTWQRWVRVHPVLAQIINRMLSHAPGDRFQTAAEVAQALQAIDQPNVGVSLPNVSRVQTIAVGRRPDFAPPPPAPNKSEPVIPPSRSSSVLDSPLALGAIGTAVVILAGVGSWALVSSIRSHSSSQPGETPLPQTFPSPVVTGGTTFSTETPEPVVLNKRLNLGNSNTATVADTIQANQIIRYSFFGNAGDKVTTFIDQGEGVSLTIVGRNQQPIDSSAQQVTNYVGTLPNTERYTIQLTLASGVAASDYSLNVAIEKAIPATPTPTPTPTETPTPTLTPTETPTPTSTPTETPTPTPTPTETPTPTLTPTETPTSVPEPQSLP, from the coding sequence ATGCAACCACCAATTTTAATTGGCACTGTCCTGCAAAATCGTTACCGCATTGTGCAAATTCTCGGACAAGGAGGATTTGGTAGAACCTATTTAGCGGAAGACCAGAGACGCTTTAACGAACTGTGTGCGATTAAGGAACTGATTCCTACTGCAACAGGGACTGTTGCTTGGGAAAAGGCTCAAGAGCTTTTTCACAGAGAAGCCGCTATCTTATATCAGATAGAAAATCCCCAAATACCAAAATTCCGCGAAAAATTTGAGCAAGACCAGCGCTTATTCTTGGTACAAGACTATGTAGCTGGGAAAACCTATTGGGACATATTGACGGAAAGGCAAGCTACCGGCAAAGCTTTCACGGAGTTAGAAGTATTACAGTTAATGCGCTCATTGTTACCAGTCTTGGAACATATCCACGGGCGCGGCATTATTCACCGAGATATTTCTCCAGATAATATTATTTTGCGGGATAGCGATTCTCAGCCAGTGTTGATTGACTTTGGGGTGGTCAAAGAATTAGCGACGCGTTTGCAGTCTCCAGAGATGACAACACCAGTTACCTCCGTGGGAAAATTGGGCTACTCTCCTAGTGAACAAATGCAAACGGGGCGGGCTTATCCTAGCAGTGATTTGTATGCTTTAGCAGTCACTGCGATAGTTTTATTGACGGGGAAGGAAGCATCAGAATTATTTGATGAGAACCAACTGAGTTGGACTTGGCAAAGATGGGTGAGAGTACATCCCGTCCTTGCCCAGATTATAAATCGGATGTTGAGTCATGCACCAGGCGATCGCTTCCAAACTGCGGCCGAAGTCGCCCAAGCATTACAAGCTATAGACCAACCCAATGTTGGTGTTTCTCTTCCTAACGTTTCCCGTGTGCAAACAATTGCCGTCGGTCGTCGTCCTGACTTTGCACCACCACCACCTGCACCCAACAAATCTGAACCTGTAATTCCTCCCAGTCGCAGTAGTTCAGTTTTAGATAGCCCTCTGGCTTTGGGGGCTATAGGTACGGCTGTAGTCATTTTGGCTGGTGTCGGTTCTTGGGCGCTGGTAAGTTCTATTCGCAGTCACTCATCATCACAGCCTGGTGAAACACCGCTGCCCCAAACCTTCCCCTCACCAGTAGTTACAGGTGGTACTACTTTCTCAACAGAAACCCCAGAACCAGTAGTTCTGAACAAGCGTCTCAATCTGGGAAACTCTAATACAGCTACGGTTGCAGATACTATCCAAGCAAATCAGATTATTCGATACAGTTTTTTTGGCAACGCAGGAGATAAGGTAACTACCTTTATTGACCAAGGTGAAGGCGTGTCATTGACTATTGTGGGTAGGAATCAACAGCCAATTGATAGTAGCGCCCAGCAAGTGACCAACTATGTAGGTACATTACCGAATACTGAAAGATATACCATTCAGTTGACTTTGGCTTCAGGGGTGGCTGCAAGTGACTACAGTTTGAATGTAGCCATAGAAAAAGCCATTCCCGCGACACCAACACCAACCCCCACACCTACGGAAACTCCAACACCAACCCTTACGCCTACAGAAACCCCAACACCGACATCTACACCGACGGAGACCCCAACACCAACCCCCACGCCTACGGAAACCCCAACACCAACCCTCACGCCTACAGAAACCCCAACATCTGTTCCTGAACCACAAAGTTTACCCTAA
- the bioD gene encoding dethiobiotin synthase, which translates to MLKSLLITGTDTEAGKTALTTVLAAYCQKYYPQGSWGIMKPIQSGIGDREWYQNLFTLEQTIAEITPLHFSAPLAPPIAAAKENRSVDLAIVWQTLTQLRSRLDVLLIEALGGLGSPVTDELTVADLAGEWRLPTVLVVPVKLGSLGHAVANVALARQTRVDLKGIVLNCTQPISDEEIADLTPKDLIQSLTNIPVLGCLPYVDNFSDFDQLVQIASNLDLETLE; encoded by the coding sequence TTGTTGAAGTCACTACTAATTACTGGAACTGATACAGAAGCTGGCAAAACTGCTTTGACTACAGTTTTGGCAGCTTACTGTCAGAAATATTACCCCCAAGGCAGTTGGGGAATTATGAAACCAATTCAATCGGGAATTGGCGATCGCGAATGGTATCAAAATCTGTTTACACTAGAGCAAACAATCGCCGAAATTACACCTCTGCACTTTAGCGCACCTCTGGCTCCTCCCATCGCCGCCGCCAAGGAAAATCGTTCTGTAGATTTAGCTATAGTTTGGCAGACTTTAACCCAGTTGCGATCGCGTCTTGATGTGTTGCTAATTGAAGCTTTAGGTGGTTTGGGTTCACCAGTCACCGACGAGTTAACAGTGGCAGATTTAGCCGGGGAATGGCGCTTACCTACAGTATTAGTAGTACCTGTAAAATTAGGTTCCCTGGGACACGCTGTAGCGAATGTGGCATTGGCTAGACAAACGCGAGTGGATCTCAAAGGGATTGTGTTGAACTGTACACAACCTATATCTGATGAAGAAATCGCCGACTTAACACCAAAAGATTTAATTCAATCCCTCACGAATATTCCAGTCTTAGGCTGTCTACCTTATGTAGATAACTTCTCTGATTTCGATCAACTGGTGCAAATCGCCTCAAATTTAGATTTAGAAACACTGGAGTAG
- the ebsA gene encoding type IV pilus biogenesis protein EbsA: MSIEQLQPATQQQASVYLPYIQGTKRNSLPLAISLYQKGIVEGQRKIEAGENVPFVASWNVATLPSDLTRCRIQFDGNAELNYEVMMASFEFMSFLIELMENHRRYKLTDFSQSFYRKLLRIDE; encoded by the coding sequence ATGTCTATTGAGCAACTCCAGCCTGCCACTCAGCAACAAGCGAGTGTCTATTTGCCTTATATTCAGGGTACTAAACGCAATTCTTTGCCCCTTGCTATTAGTCTTTATCAAAAAGGCATTGTGGAAGGTCAACGCAAAATAGAAGCCGGTGAAAATGTTCCTTTTGTCGCTTCTTGGAATGTTGCTACTCTACCTTCAGATTTGACACGTTGCCGGATACAGTTTGATGGCAACGCTGAATTAAATTACGAAGTAATGATGGCAAGTTTTGAATTTATGAGTTTTCTCATCGAATTAATGGAAAATCATAGACGTTATAAGCTGACAGATTTCTCACAATCTTTTTACCGCAAACTCCTGCGTATAGATGAATGA
- a CDS encoding phosphotransacetylase family protein, with protein sequence MPKSAKYLLIGSTETYSGKSATVLGLSHQLQQKGLDIAYGKPLGNSLSTSEGTLVEEDVQFITHSLNLSANRIAPTILALDEASMQKRLFGEDTTDYSQTLVEQYLQVPRGDLVVLEGPGDLAEGYLFDLSLLQVADVLDASVLLVSRYSSLISVESLLSAKQRVGDRLIGVVINDIPPAQLETVENFVRPYLEQQGIAVMAMLPKNDLLRSVSVGELVKQLNAEVLCRSDRLDLMVESLAIGAMNVNAAVKYFRKRRNMAVVTGGDRVEIQQAALETSTQCLILTGQLPPPQFILSRAEELEIPILSVDLDTLTTVEIVDRTFGQVRVHEPIKVQCIRQLMAENFDSDRLLSKLGLTPATALP encoded by the coding sequence GTGCCAAAATCTGCTAAATATTTGCTGATTGGCTCGACTGAGACTTATAGCGGTAAGTCCGCAACAGTTCTGGGATTGTCTCATCAGTTACAGCAAAAAGGATTAGATATTGCTTACGGCAAACCATTAGGCAATAGTTTGAGTACATCTGAAGGTACTTTAGTTGAAGAAGATGTCCAGTTTATTACCCATAGTCTCAATTTATCGGCAAATCGTATTGCTCCCACAATATTGGCTTTAGATGAAGCCAGTATGCAGAAACGTCTATTTGGTGAAGACACAACTGATTATAGTCAGACTTTGGTGGAGCAGTATTTACAAGTTCCTCGTGGGGATTTAGTTGTGCTAGAAGGCCCTGGGGATTTAGCAGAAGGTTATCTGTTTGATTTGTCTTTACTGCAAGTAGCAGACGTTTTGGATGCGTCTGTACTATTGGTGAGTCGTTACAGTTCGCTAATTTCTGTGGAATCGCTATTATCGGCTAAACAACGTGTAGGCGATCGCTTGATTGGTGTTGTGATCAATGATATCCCGCCTGCCCAGTTAGAAACTGTTGAGAATTTTGTCCGTCCTTATCTAGAACAGCAAGGTATTGCCGTAATGGCGATGCTGCCCAAAAATGATTTACTCCGTAGTGTCAGCGTGGGTGAATTGGTCAAACAACTCAACGCCGAAGTTCTCTGTCGTAGCGATCGCCTAGATTTGATGGTCGAGAGTTTAGCAATTGGGGCGATGAATGTAAATGCTGCGGTGAAGTATTTCCGCAAGCGTCGGAATATGGCGGTAGTGACAGGCGGCGATCGCGTGGAAATTCAGCAAGCAGCCTTAGAAACCTCTACTCAATGCCTCATCCTTACCGGACAATTACCCCCTCCACAATTTATCCTCAGTCGTGCTGAAGAGTTAGAAATTCCCATCTTATCCGTTGACTTAGATACCCTCACCACTGTAGAAATTGTTGACCGCACCTTCGGCCAAGTGCGTGTCCATGAGCCGATTAAAGTACAGTGTATTCGTCAGTTAATGGCTGAAAATTTTGATAGCGATCGCCTGTTATCTAAACTAGGTTTAACGCCCGCTACAGCCTTACCTTAG
- a CDS encoding DNA-processing protein DprA has translation MSQSTDLINLDTLAQELATIQQTGSKRIALLGSRHVPITHQNLIEMMTYALVLSGNRVITSGATGTNSAAIKGAMRADPNLLTVILPQSLERQPQESRQQLEQVMHLVENPSNDNLSLAEASYLCNKEIVSRCQQLICFAFHDSRTLLQTCGDAEEQRKVVTLFYFD, from the coding sequence TTGAGCCAGTCAACAGACCTCATTAACCTCGATACGTTAGCGCAAGAACTGGCGACAATCCAGCAAACAGGTTCTAAACGAATTGCTTTGCTGGGTTCCCGTCATGTGCCAATTACGCATCAAAATCTCATTGAAATGATGACTTATGCCCTGGTTTTGTCAGGGAATCGAGTCATTACTTCTGGTGCTACAGGTACTAACTCGGCTGCCATTAAGGGCGCAATGCGCGCTGACCCCAATTTGCTCACGGTAATTCTACCCCAAAGCTTAGAACGTCAGCCCCAAGAATCTCGCCAGCAACTAGAACAGGTGATGCACCTAGTAGAAAATCCTAGTAATGATAACTTGTCTCTTGCTGAAGCTAGTTACTTGTGCAACAAAGAAATTGTCTCCCGATGTCAGCAGCTCATCTGCTTCGCGTTTCATGACAGCCGTACTCTCCTACAAACTTGTGGAGATGCGGAAGAACAGAGAAAGGTTGTCACACTTTTCTACTTTGATTAG
- a CDS encoding MAPEG family protein, with amino-acid sequence MIIFLYSIAAAAVLIYLPFLVVGYARARVGYDVSAPRAMFDKLPPYGQRATWAHQNSFEAFMIFAAAALMAYVTGVNSPTAVWAAIAFLVARLLYSIFYILNIPLLRSLMYAIGSLGSGTLFVLSIIQAKG; translated from the coding sequence ATGATTATTTTCTTATATTCTATTGCCGCAGCTGCGGTTTTAATTTATCTGCCATTTTTGGTGGTAGGTTATGCTCGTGCGCGTGTTGGGTATGATGTTTCTGCTCCACGGGCGATGTTTGATAAGTTACCACCTTACGGACAGCGAGCTACATGGGCGCACCAAAATTCATTTGAGGCGTTTATGATATTTGCCGCAGCCGCACTAATGGCTTATGTGACTGGTGTGAATTCTCCTACAGCCGTATGGGCTGCGATCGCCTTTCTGGTGGCGCGTCTGCTATACTCTATCTTCTATATTTTGAATATACCGCTTTTGCGATCGCTCATGTACGCTATTGGCTCCCTTGGCTCTGGTACTCTCTTTGTCCTGAGCATAATTCAAGCTAAAGGTTGA